From a region of the Mycobacterium sp. SMC-8 genome:
- a CDS encoding phosphotransferase — MTGDRTGRAVAAAVTAGRNLGLDVRHGAVLHDVFSVVVHLQPEPVVARVPVVLTSSARPEQQSVRQQRELDVAAWLHDQGVPVVPPSPLVPRRPVRRDGFSMTFWELADLAPDHEPYRGAGMSYSAALHAALAGYPGELPFLGPFNDGLPEMLEHLGTVDLLTVAEIDRARDEFADLREMLSDRAAFAAAFGGIAVQPLQGDAPSHNVIRTTSGIRFSDFEDVTSGPVEWDLALLEADAVAEYDAAARRRGMRTNDPQVRTTMDRARRLQFIGCLTLIPQLPVLAQGLSEVLAQWRAQVGSP, encoded by the coding sequence ATGACGGGTGACAGAACCGGGCGCGCGGTGGCCGCCGCCGTGACCGCCGGACGCAACCTCGGACTCGATGTGCGGCACGGCGCGGTGCTCCACGATGTGTTCTCCGTGGTGGTACACCTGCAACCGGAGCCGGTGGTCGCGCGTGTCCCGGTAGTGCTGACCAGCAGCGCCCGGCCCGAACAGCAGAGCGTGCGCCAGCAGCGCGAACTCGACGTCGCCGCGTGGCTGCACGATCAGGGCGTTCCCGTGGTCCCGCCGTCGCCTCTGGTGCCCCGTCGCCCCGTGCGCCGCGACGGATTCTCGATGACATTCTGGGAGCTGGCCGATCTGGCGCCCGACCATGAGCCGTATCGCGGTGCCGGCATGTCCTACAGCGCGGCGCTGCACGCGGCCCTGGCCGGCTACCCCGGCGAGCTGCCGTTCCTGGGTCCGTTCAACGACGGGTTGCCGGAGATGCTCGAGCATCTCGGGACCGTCGACCTTCTGACCGTGGCCGAGATCGATCGGGCCCGCGACGAATTCGCCGACCTTCGGGAGATGTTGTCTGACCGCGCGGCGTTCGCGGCCGCCTTCGGTGGGATTGCGGTGCAGCCGCTACAAGGAGACGCGCCGTCGCACAACGTGATCCGGACGACGTCGGGCATCCGGTTCTCCGACTTCGAAGACGTCACCAGCGGACCAGTGGAATGGGACCTCGCGCTACTGGAGGCCGACGCCGTCGCCGAATACGACGCCGCGGCACGGCGGCGCGGGATGCGCACCAACGACCCGCAGGTACGGACGACCATGGACCGCGCGCGCCGGCTGCAGTTCATCGGCTGCCTGACCTTGATTCCCCAGTTACCGGTCCTCGCTCAGGGACTGAGCGAGGTCCTCGCGCAGTGGCGGGCTCAGGTGGGCAGCCCGTAG